GGCCAGAGCAGGTTCAATCCTGTGCAGAAAGTGGCTGCCGCAAAAACCAATGTAAATGCATAAGATTAGAAAAATATTGAGGGGGTTAACGCCCCCTCAATTTGAAGGTGGTGATTGAAATTAATACAAAAAAATATGTAATTGTAAAACAGTTTCGGGACCCTACAGGTTTGAGGATGCCAGGAGAAACTATTGAACTATCACCTGTTCGTGCAGAAGCTCTTCGCGCCAGCGGGTTAATAGGCGGCGAGGCAATAAAGCAGGAGAGGCTGATGCAGGCTGACAAACAGATAAAAAAGGATAACGAAAAAAAGCCTGCAAATGAATCGAAAAACGAATCGATAAATGAAACCAAACCCGTACAATCTACCAAATCAGATGAGAAAAAACCGGCAGATAAAAAGAGCAATAAATCCGCGAAGACACAACGAAAGGCGGGGAAGTAAATGGCTTTAAAACTTATAACTCCGCCATCAATTGAACCGATTACTCTGGAAGAAGCAAAGGCTCACATTAGAGTAGATGGTGCCGATGAAGATATACTGATTACATCGTTGATAACCACTGCCCGAGAATATTGCGAATCCTTTCAAAACAGGGCATATATTACCCAGGTTTGGGAGCTGATATTAGACGCCTTCCCTGCGTCCCCCTTCAATATACCGAGGCCGCCCCTGCAGAGTGTAGACAGTATCAAATACACTGACAGTGACGGCCTCGAAACAACATTTGATTCGACAAATTATATTGTTGATACGGATTCCGAGCCTGGAAGAGTAGCGCTAGCAACTGGAATAGTATG
This portion of the Bacillota bacterium genome encodes:
- a CDS encoding phage head-tail connector protein; amino-acid sequence: MALKLITPPSIEPITLEEAKAHIRVDGADEDILITSLITTAREYCESFQNRAYITQVWELILDAFPASPFNIPRPPLQSVDSIKYTDSDGLETTFDSTNYIVDTDSEPGRVALATGIVWPSMTLKSIGGVKIRFTAGYGDAAAVPMMIKQAMLLLIGHWYENREASFIGHVSREIEFAVHALLWPERVFPI